DNA from Candidatus Poribacteria bacterium:
TCTTTGGTATTTTCTTCTGAAGCGGGCGCGTTCTGCCAACGCCATCGTCCCGCGCGTTTCGATTCACCCGGCTTTATTGGCGTTGTGCAAATGGTGCACCCAAGCGATTCATAATAATGGCCTTGGGCATCCGCTTCAAGCAACGGATTCACGGGAATTTCATTTTCACGGACAAATTCCCACACCTCATCGGCTGTCCACTGAATCAGCGGATTGACCTTAAGCACCGGATGTGTCGTTGAGGATATAATTTCTGCTCTTCGGAGTTGTTGTCTCGCATCCGACTGATCTCGCCGTAAACCAGTTATCCAGACATCCAATGTTTCCAAGAGCCGTTGCATCGGACGCACTTTTCGGATGTGACAACAATGTTCCTGTTTCGCTTTACTGTCAAAAAACAGATATTCGCCATGCTCCGTTACCATCTGATGGACGTCTTCGGGATCAGGCTGGATCTGTTCAATCTGGATACCGTAACGCGTCTCTGCCTGTTCAAGAAAAGCGTATGTCTCGGGGAAGAGTCGAAGTGTGTCAAGCGTACAGACTCGGAACGGCAATTGGTTTTCAGCAGCAAGGTGAATCAGCACCATGCCCGAAAGTTGTCCACTCGTGACGATTGCAGCGCGCTCTTTGAACCGCTTGAACAGAGAAAAAAGGATTTCTTGAGGGGCCTCCGTCAAGGCAATTTCTTGACAGAGAGCGTCGTCTACTGAATAATTCAATTCTTTGGCACTTGGCTTCATAGTAGTAGGCGGCTCCGTTCAGTTTCCGTCCACAGCATAGTAGTAGGCAGACTCCACTTGGTTTCCATACAGGATACGTTAAGGGAGTACCTCCATGATGTCCGATTCGATTTCAAAGTAACGACTCAAACTGAAATAACGTTCCCCTGTGTCGGGAAGAATCGTAACGACAGTTTTATCCGGTCCTTGGTCTTTTGCAACCTCTAAGGCAGCGTAGACATTCGCACCCGACGACATACCGACTAACAAACCTTCGCTTGTTGAAATTGATTTCATCGTTTGGTAGGCTTCTTCTTCGGAGACGGTGATGACTTCATCAATGACATCTACATTGAGCACTTCGGGGATCATCCCCGCGCCGAGACCATCAATTCGCGTCGGATTTGGAGGACCCCCAGAAAGCACGGCTGAAACCCGCGGTTCCACTGCAACAACTTTCACACGCGGGCATTCTGTCTTCAATACTTCCCCAACGCCTGTTAGTGTCCCACCTGTTCCGACCCCGATAACGATAAAATCGATGTCGCTACCGATGGCTTTGAGAATTTCGACCGC
Protein-coding regions in this window:
- a CDS encoding phosphoadenylyl-sulfate reductase — its product is MKPSAKELNYSVDDALCQEIALTEAPQEILFSLFKRFKERAAIVTSGQLSGMVLIHLAAENQLPFRVCTLDTLRLFPETYAFLEQAETRYGIQIEQIQPDPEDVHQMVTEHGEYLFFDSKAKQEHCCHIRKVRPMQRLLETLDVWITGLRRDQSDARQQLRRAEIISSTTHPVLKVNPLIQWTADEVWEFVRENEIPVNPLLEADAQGHYYESLGCTICTTPIKPGESKRAGRWRWQNAPASEENTKECGLHYSI
- the cysK gene encoding cysteine synthase A; the protein is MRIAKNLTDLIGNTPTIRLNTLPGKDDATLFAKLEAYNPGGSIKDRISYAMVVDAEERGILRKGDTIVEPTAGNTGLGLSIVGIAKGYPVILTMPENVSREKYELLSAFGAKIVLTPEHGGMASAIWEAEEIVRKHPRHYMPNQFTNPANPEIHRRTTAVEILKAIGSDIDFIVIGVGTGGTLTGVGEVLKTECPRVKVVAVEPRVSAVLSGGPPNPTRIDGLGAGMIPEVLNVDVIDEVITVSEEEAYQTMKSISTSEGLLVGMSSGANVYAALEVAKDQGPDKTVVTILPDTGERYFSLSRYFEIESDIMEVLP